The Desmodus rotundus isolate HL8 chromosome 3, HLdesRot8A.1, whole genome shotgun sequence genome includes a region encoding these proteins:
- the PRDM2 gene encoding PR domain zinc finger protein 2 isoform X6 — MWEVYYPNLGWMCIDATDPEKGNWLRYVNWACSGEEQNLFPLEINRAIYYKTLKPIAPGEELLVWYNGEDNPEIAAAIEEERASARSKRSSPKSRKGKKKPQENKNKGNKTEDIQLKTSEPDSASANMRDSAEGSKEEDEKPSASTAEQTTDPQEVVCQVVLPELVSPPPACELQAGPDEKQEATIEVNDLEEEEEEEEDEDDELEEEGEEEADVPNESSVREPEIRCDEKLEDLLEEPKNISKETVEDSPEVTPVNKIPQTKEEANGDVFEALMFPCQHCERKFTTKQGLERHMHIHVSTVSHAFRCKYCGKAFGTQINRRRHERRHEVGLKRKPSLTLQPSEDPADGKVSGDSATPKDASNPPSLGQDCLLLSSERASQETVNSSVVEENGDVKELHPCKYCKKVFGTHTNMRRHQRRVHERHLIPKGVRRKGGFLEEPQLPVEQAQPTQNVYVPSTEPEEEGEGDDVYIMDISSNISENLNYYIDGKIQTSSSTSNCDVIEMESSSADLYGINCLLTPVTVEITQNIKTTQVPITDDLPKEPSSSTNSESKRRRTASPPVLPKIKAEAESEPTAPSCSLSLPLSISTAEAASFHKEKGVYLSSKLKQLLQTQDKLTPPAGMSATEIPKIGPLCVSAPASMLPVTASRFKRRTSSPPSSPQHSPALRDFGKQSDGKAVWADAVLNSKKPKLESHSNSPAWSLSGRDEREGVSPLGFDEYKVSKEWASSSTYSNVCNQQPLDLSSGVKQKAEGAAKTPVQWESVLDLSVHRKPCSDSEGKELRDSTVVQPACSAVKKKKPTTCMLQKVLLNEYNGLGVPMENTSDGTRNLSPCKSLDPQAEPDLGPDASLSAPAVESPPDVSPSSPALQTPSLSSGQLPPLLMPTRPSSPPPCPPVLTVATPPPPLLPTIPPPAPSSGASPHPCPSPLSNAATQSPLPILSPTVSPSASPIPSVEPLMSAASPGPPTLLSSSSSSSSSFSSSSSSSPSPPPLSAVSSVVSSGDNLEASLPMISFKQEELESEDTKPREEPQSAVEQDTVQETFNKNFVCNVCESPFLSIKDLTKHLSVHAEEWPFKCEFCVQLFKARTDLSEHRFLLHGVGNIFVCSVCKKEFAFLCNLQQHQRDLHPDKVCTHREFESGTLRPQNFTDPSKACVEHSRGLPEDPSEMSKEEEELNDSSEELYTTIKIMASGIKTKDPDVRLGLNQHYPSFKPPPFQYHHRNPMGIGATATNFTTHNIPQTFSTAIRCTKCGKGVDNMPELHKHILACASASDKKRYTPKKNPVPLKQTVQPKNGVVVLDNSGKNAFRRMGQPKRLNFSVELSKVSPNKLKLNALKKKNQLVQKAILQKTKSAKQKVELRNASECSSHICPYCSREFTYIGSLNKHAAFSCPKKPLSPSKKRVSHSSKKGGHLSPASSDKNSNSSRRRTADAEIKMQSTQAPLGKTRARSSGPAQVALPSSSFRSKQNVKFAASVKSKKPSSSLRNSSPIRMAKITHVEGKKPKAVAKNHSAQLSSKTSRSLHVRVQKSKAILQSKSALASKKRTDRFNVKSRERSGGPITRSLQLAAAADLSENRREDSSSKQELKDFSYSLRLATRCSAPATPYVTRQCRSVKATAAAQLQGPLFKE; from the exons GTTCCAAAGAAGAGGATGAGAAGCCTTCAGCTTCCACAGCTGAGCAGACAACTGATCCCCAGGAGGTGGTTTGTCAGGTTGTGCTTCCAGAACTAGTCAGCCCTCCCCCTGCCTGTGAGCTGCAGGCAGGACCTGACGAGAAGCAAGAAGCAACAATTGAGGTGAATGacttggaggaagaagaggaggaagaagaggatgaagatgatgaactggaggaagagggggaagaagaagCCGACGTGCCAAATGAAAGTTCTGTGAGAGAGCCAGAAATACGGTGTGATGAGAAGCTAGAAGATTTATTAGAAgaaccaaaaaatatttcaaaagaaactgtTGAAGACTCTCCAGAGGTAACACCTGTTAACAAAATTCCCCAAACTAAGGAAGAGGCCAATGGCGATGTATTTGAAGCGTTGATGTTCCCATGTCAGCACTGTGAAAGGAAGTTTACAACCAAACAGGGGCTTGAGCGTCACATGCATATCCACGTGTCCACAGTCAGCCATGCTTTCAGATGCAAGTACTGTGGGAAAGCGTTCGGCACGCAGATCAACAGGCGGAGGCATGAGCGTCGCCACGAGGTGGGGTTAAAGCGAAAACCCAGCCTAACACTACAGCCATCAGAAGACCCAGCTGATGGCAAAGTATCTGGAGACAGCGCCACTCCAAAAGATGCCTCGAACCCTCCCAGTCTCGGGCAAGACTGTCTGCTCTTGAGTTCAGAGAGAGCTTCCCAAGAAACAGTAAATTCTTCTGTTGTGGAAGAGAATGGAGATGTTAAAGAGCTTCATCCATGCAAATATTGTAAAAAGGTTTTTGGAACTCACACTAACATGAGACGGCATCAGCGTAGAGTTCACGAACGCCATCTGATCCCCAAAGGTGTGCGGAGAAAAGGTGGCTTCCTGGAAGAGCCGCAGCTGCCTGTAGAGCAGGCCCAGCCCACCCAGAATGTCTATGTACCAAGCACAGaaccagaggaagaaggggagggagatgaCGTGTACATCATGGATATTTCTAGCAATATCTCTGAAAACTTAAATTACTATATTGATGGTAAAATTCaaaccagcagcagcaccagtaACTGTGATGTGATCGAGATGGAATCCAGCTCAGCAGACCTGTACGGTATAAATTGTCTGCTCACTCCAGTCACAGTGGAAATCACTCAAAATATAAAGACCACACAGGTCCCCATAACAGACGATCTTCCTAAAGAGCCTTCCAGCAGCACCAACAGTGAGTCCAAGAGACGGAGAACTGCCAGTCCCCCCgtgttacccaaaattaaagcaGAAGCCGAGTCTGAGCCCACAGCACCCTCGTGCTCCTTAAGCCTGCCGCTTAGCATATCCACTGCAGAGGCTGCGTCTTTCCACAAAGAGAAGGGCGTGTATTTGTCCTCCAAGCTCAAACAGCTCCTCCAGACCCAGGATAAACTGACTCCTCCCGCGGGGATGTCGGCCACTGAGATCCCTAAGATAGGTCCCCTCTGTGTGTCCGCCCCCGCGTCCATGCTGCCCGTGACCGCGAGTAGGTTCAAGCGGCGGACCAGCTCCCCTCCCAGTTCTCCACAGCACAGTCCTGCCCTCCGAGACTTTGGGAAGCAGAGCGACGGTAAAGCAGTGTGGGCTGATGCAGTTCTAAATTCCAAAAAGCCCAAATTAGAAAGTCACAGCAACTCCCCTGCGTGGAGTTTGTCTGGGAGAGACGAGAGAGAAGGTGTGAGCCCTCTAGGCTTTGACGAATACAAGGTATCTAAAGAGTGGGCGTCCAGTTCCACTTACAGCAATGTGTGCAACCAGCAGCCACTGGATTTGTCCAGCGGCGTCAAACAGAAGGCCGAGGGTGCAGCCAAGACCCCGGTCCAGTGGGAGTCTGTGTTGGATCTCAGCGTGCATAGAAAGCCTTGTAGTGACTCGGAAGGCAAGGAACTCCGAGACAGTACCGTGGTGCAGCCAGCCTGCAGTGCTGTCAAGAAAAAGAAACCGACCACCTGCATGCTGCAGAAGGTTCTTCTCAATGAATACAACGGCCTTGGTGTACCCATGGAAAACACGTCAGATGGGACCAGGAACCTGAGTCCTTGTAAATCCCTAGATCCCCAAGCAGAACCTGACCTTGGCCCCGACGCTAGTTTATCTGCTCCTGCTGTGGAGTCTCCACCTGATgtttctccttcatctcctgcCCTCCAGACACCCTCCCTTTCTTCCGGGCAGCTGCCTCCTCTCTTGATGCCAACACGTCCttcctcccctccgccctgtcCGCCTGTGTTAACTGTTGCCACACCACCTCCTCCACTCCTCCCTACCATacctcctccagccccctctTCCGGGGCGTCTCCtcacccctgtccctccccactctcGAATGCTGCGACACAGTCCCCACTCCCAATTCTCTCTCCTACGGTGTCTCCATCAGCATCTCCCATTCCTTCCGTGGAGCCTCTCATGTCCGCTGCCTCACCGGGGCCTCCTACACTTTTATCATCTTCctcatcatcttcatcttcattctcatcatcttcctcctcttccccttccccgcCTCCGCTCTCAGCGGTATCATCCGTCGTCTCCTCTGGGGATAATCTGGAAGCCTCTCTCCCCATGATATCTTTCAAACAGGAGGAATTAGAGAGCGAAGATACAAAACCCAGGGAAGAGCCCCAGTCTGCAGTTGAACAGGATACTGTTCAAGAAACATTCAACAAAAACTTTGTCTGCAATGTCTGTGAATCGCCTTTTCTTTCCATTAAAGATCTAACCAAACATTTATCTGTTCATGCTGAGGAATGGCCCTTCAAATGTGAATTTTGTGTGCAGCTTTTTAAAGCTAGAACTGACTTGTCAGAACATCGCTTTTTGCTTCATGGAGTTGGGAATATCTTTGTGTGTTCAGTTTGTAAAAAAGAGTTTGCTTTTCTGTGCAATTTGCAGCAGCACCAGCGAGACCTCCACCCAGATAAGGTGTGCACGCACCGCGAGTTTGAAAGCGGCACCCTGAGGCCGCAGAACTTTACAGACCCCAGCAAGGCCTGCGTGGAGCACTCGCGGGGTTTGCCAGAGGACCCTTCAGAGATGTCgaaagaggaagaggagttaAACGATTCTTCCGAAGAGCTTTACACAACCATAAAGATAATGGCTTCTGGAATAAAGACGAAAGATCCAGATGTTCGATTGGGTCTCAATCAACATTACCCAAGCTTCAAGCCGCCTCCGTTTCAGTACCATCACCGAAACCCCATGGGTATCGGGGCGACAGCCACCAATTTCACTACCCACAACATTCCACAGACTTTCAGCACGGCCATTCGCTGTACAAAGTGTGGCAAAGGTGTCGACAACATGCCTGAGTTACACAAACACATCCTGGCATGTGCTTCTGCTAGCGACAAGAAGAGGTACACCCCGAAGAAAAATCCAGTACCGTTGAAACAAACTGTGCAGCCCAAAAACGGTGTGGTGGTTTTGGATAACTCTGGGAAAAATGCCTTCAGACGAATGGGACAGCCCAAAAGGTTGAACTTCAGTGTGGAGCTCAGCAAAGTGTCCCCAAATAAGCTCAAGTTAAAtgcattgaagaaaaaaaatcagcttgTCCAGAAAGCAATCCTGCAAAAAACCAAGTCTGCCAAGCAGAAGGTCGAGTTAAGAAATGCTTCGGAGTGCTCCTCGCACATCTGCCCGTACTGCAGTAGGGAGTTCACGTACATTGGCAGCCTGAATAAGCACGCCGCTTTTAGCTGTCCCAAAAAACCGCTTTCTCCTTCTAAAAAAAGAGTTTCCCATTCATCCAAGAAAGGTGGACACTTGTCACCTGCAAGCAGTGACAAAAACAGTAACAGCAGCCGGAGACGGACAGCGGATGCAGAGATTAAAATGCAAAGCACGCAGGCTCCTTTGGGCAAGACCAGAGCTCGCAGCTCAGGCCCTGCTCAGGTCGCACTGCCCTCCTCGTCCTTCAGGTCCAAGCAGAATGTCAAATTCGCAGCTTCAGTGAAGTCCAAAAAACCAAGCTCCTCTTTAAGGAACTCAAGCCCCATAAGAATGGCCAAAATAACACATGTcgaggggaaaaaacccaaagccGTGGCCAAGAACCATTCTGCGCAGCTCTCGAGCAAGACGTCCCGGAGCCTGCACGTGAGGGTGCAGAAAAGCAAGGCCATCTTACAAAGCAAATCCGCCCTGGCCAGTAAGAAAAGAACAGACCGGTTCAACGTAAAATCGAGAGAGCGGAGTGGAGGGCCCATCACCCGGAGCCTCCAGCTGGCAGCTGCTGCCGACCTGAGTGAGAACAGGAGGGAGGACAGCAGCAGCAAGCAGGAGCTGAAGGACTTCAG CTACAGCCTCCGCCTGGCCACCCGATGCTCTGCGCCAGCCACCCCGTACGTCACCAGGCAGTGTAGGAGTGTCAAGGCCACGGCTGCAGCACAGCTCCAAGGACCCCTCTTCAAAGAGTAG
- the PRDM2 gene encoding PR domain zinc finger protein 2 isoform X4, whose protein sequence is MCIDATDPEKGNWLRYVNWACSGEEQNLFPLEINRAIYYKTLKPIAPGEELLVWYNGEDNPEIAAAIEEERASARSKRSSPKSRKGKKKPQENKNKGNKTEDIQLKTSEPDSASANMRDSAEGSKEEDEKPSASTAEQTTDPQEVVCQVVLPELVSPPPACELQAGPDEKQEATIEVNDLEEEEEEEEDEDDELEEEGEEEADVPNESSVREPEIRCDEKLEDLLEEPKNISKETVEDSPEVTPVNKIPQTKEEANGDVFEALMFPCQHCERKFTTKQGLERHMHIHVSTVSHAFRCKYCGKAFGTQINRRRHERRHEVGLKRKPSLTLQPSEDPADGKVSGDSATPKDASNPPSLGQDCLLLSSERASQETVNSSVVEENGDVKELHPCKYCKKVFGTHTNMRRHQRRVHERHLIPKGVRRKGGFLEEPQLPVEQAQPTQNVYVPSTEPEEEGEGDDVYIMDISSNISENLNYYIDGKIQTSSSTSNCDVIEMESSSADLYGINCLLTPVTVEITQNIKTTQVPITDDLPKEPSSSTNSESKRRRTASPPVLPKIKAEAESEPTAPSCSLSLPLSISTAEAASFHKEKGVYLSSKLKQLLQTQDKLTPPAGMSATEIPKIGPLCVSAPASMLPVTASRFKRRTSSPPSSPQHSPALRDFGKQSDGKAVWADAVLNSKKPKLESHSNSPAWSLSGRDEREGVSPLGFDEYKVSKEWASSSTYSNVCNQQPLDLSSGVKQKAEGAAKTPVQWESVLDLSVHRKPCSDSEGKELRDSTVVQPACSAVKKKKPTTCMLQKVLLNEYNGLGVPMENTSDGTRNLSPCKSLDPQAEPDLGPDASLSAPAVESPPDVSPSSPALQTPSLSSGQLPPLLMPTRPSSPPPCPPVLTVATPPPPLLPTIPPPAPSSGASPHPCPSPLSNAATQSPLPILSPTVSPSASPIPSVEPLMSAASPGPPTLLSSSSSSSSSFSSSSSSSPSPPPLSAVSSVVSSGDNLEASLPMISFKQEELESEDTKPREEPQSAVEQDTVQETFNKNFVCNVCESPFLSIKDLTKHLSVHAEEWPFKCEFCVQLFKARTDLSEHRFLLHGVGNIFVCSVCKKEFAFLCNLQQHQRDLHPDKVCTHREFESGTLRPQNFTDPSKACVEHSRGLPEDPSEMSKEEEELNDSSEELYTTIKIMASGIKTKDPDVRLGLNQHYPSFKPPPFQYHHRNPMGIGATATNFTTHNIPQTFSTAIRCTKCGKGVDNMPELHKHILACASASDKKRYTPKKNPVPLKQTVQPKNGVVVLDNSGKNAFRRMGQPKRLNFSVELSKVSPNKLKLNALKKKNQLVQKAILQKTKSAKQKVELRNASECSSHICPYCSREFTYIGSLNKHAAFSCPKKPLSPSKKRVSHSSKKGGHLSPASSDKNSNSSRRRTADAEIKMQSTQAPLGKTRARSSGPAQVALPSSSFRSKQNVKFAASVKSKKPSSSLRNSSPIRMAKITHVEGKKPKAVAKNHSAQLSSKTSRSLHVRVQKSKAILQSKSALASKKRTDRFNVKSRERSGGPITRSLQLAAAADLSENRREDSSSKQELKDFSYSLRLATRCSAPATPYVTRQCRSVKATAAAQLQGPLFKE, encoded by the exons GTTCCAAAGAAGAGGATGAGAAGCCTTCAGCTTCCACAGCTGAGCAGACAACTGATCCCCAGGAGGTGGTTTGTCAGGTTGTGCTTCCAGAACTAGTCAGCCCTCCCCCTGCCTGTGAGCTGCAGGCAGGACCTGACGAGAAGCAAGAAGCAACAATTGAGGTGAATGacttggaggaagaagaggaggaagaagaggatgaagatgatgaactggaggaagagggggaagaagaagCCGACGTGCCAAATGAAAGTTCTGTGAGAGAGCCAGAAATACGGTGTGATGAGAAGCTAGAAGATTTATTAGAAgaaccaaaaaatatttcaaaagaaactgtTGAAGACTCTCCAGAGGTAACACCTGTTAACAAAATTCCCCAAACTAAGGAAGAGGCCAATGGCGATGTATTTGAAGCGTTGATGTTCCCATGTCAGCACTGTGAAAGGAAGTTTACAACCAAACAGGGGCTTGAGCGTCACATGCATATCCACGTGTCCACAGTCAGCCATGCTTTCAGATGCAAGTACTGTGGGAAAGCGTTCGGCACGCAGATCAACAGGCGGAGGCATGAGCGTCGCCACGAGGTGGGGTTAAAGCGAAAACCCAGCCTAACACTACAGCCATCAGAAGACCCAGCTGATGGCAAAGTATCTGGAGACAGCGCCACTCCAAAAGATGCCTCGAACCCTCCCAGTCTCGGGCAAGACTGTCTGCTCTTGAGTTCAGAGAGAGCTTCCCAAGAAACAGTAAATTCTTCTGTTGTGGAAGAGAATGGAGATGTTAAAGAGCTTCATCCATGCAAATATTGTAAAAAGGTTTTTGGAACTCACACTAACATGAGACGGCATCAGCGTAGAGTTCACGAACGCCATCTGATCCCCAAAGGTGTGCGGAGAAAAGGTGGCTTCCTGGAAGAGCCGCAGCTGCCTGTAGAGCAGGCCCAGCCCACCCAGAATGTCTATGTACCAAGCACAGaaccagaggaagaaggggagggagatgaCGTGTACATCATGGATATTTCTAGCAATATCTCTGAAAACTTAAATTACTATATTGATGGTAAAATTCaaaccagcagcagcaccagtaACTGTGATGTGATCGAGATGGAATCCAGCTCAGCAGACCTGTACGGTATAAATTGTCTGCTCACTCCAGTCACAGTGGAAATCACTCAAAATATAAAGACCACACAGGTCCCCATAACAGACGATCTTCCTAAAGAGCCTTCCAGCAGCACCAACAGTGAGTCCAAGAGACGGAGAACTGCCAGTCCCCCCgtgttacccaaaattaaagcaGAAGCCGAGTCTGAGCCCACAGCACCCTCGTGCTCCTTAAGCCTGCCGCTTAGCATATCCACTGCAGAGGCTGCGTCTTTCCACAAAGAGAAGGGCGTGTATTTGTCCTCCAAGCTCAAACAGCTCCTCCAGACCCAGGATAAACTGACTCCTCCCGCGGGGATGTCGGCCACTGAGATCCCTAAGATAGGTCCCCTCTGTGTGTCCGCCCCCGCGTCCATGCTGCCCGTGACCGCGAGTAGGTTCAAGCGGCGGACCAGCTCCCCTCCCAGTTCTCCACAGCACAGTCCTGCCCTCCGAGACTTTGGGAAGCAGAGCGACGGTAAAGCAGTGTGGGCTGATGCAGTTCTAAATTCCAAAAAGCCCAAATTAGAAAGTCACAGCAACTCCCCTGCGTGGAGTTTGTCTGGGAGAGACGAGAGAGAAGGTGTGAGCCCTCTAGGCTTTGACGAATACAAGGTATCTAAAGAGTGGGCGTCCAGTTCCACTTACAGCAATGTGTGCAACCAGCAGCCACTGGATTTGTCCAGCGGCGTCAAACAGAAGGCCGAGGGTGCAGCCAAGACCCCGGTCCAGTGGGAGTCTGTGTTGGATCTCAGCGTGCATAGAAAGCCTTGTAGTGACTCGGAAGGCAAGGAACTCCGAGACAGTACCGTGGTGCAGCCAGCCTGCAGTGCTGTCAAGAAAAAGAAACCGACCACCTGCATGCTGCAGAAGGTTCTTCTCAATGAATACAACGGCCTTGGTGTACCCATGGAAAACACGTCAGATGGGACCAGGAACCTGAGTCCTTGTAAATCCCTAGATCCCCAAGCAGAACCTGACCTTGGCCCCGACGCTAGTTTATCTGCTCCTGCTGTGGAGTCTCCACCTGATgtttctccttcatctcctgcCCTCCAGACACCCTCCCTTTCTTCCGGGCAGCTGCCTCCTCTCTTGATGCCAACACGTCCttcctcccctccgccctgtcCGCCTGTGTTAACTGTTGCCACACCACCTCCTCCACTCCTCCCTACCATacctcctccagccccctctTCCGGGGCGTCTCCtcacccctgtccctccccactctcGAATGCTGCGACACAGTCCCCACTCCCAATTCTCTCTCCTACGGTGTCTCCATCAGCATCTCCCATTCCTTCCGTGGAGCCTCTCATGTCCGCTGCCTCACCGGGGCCTCCTACACTTTTATCATCTTCctcatcatcttcatcttcattctcatcatcttcctcctcttccccttccccgcCTCCGCTCTCAGCGGTATCATCCGTCGTCTCCTCTGGGGATAATCTGGAAGCCTCTCTCCCCATGATATCTTTCAAACAGGAGGAATTAGAGAGCGAAGATACAAAACCCAGGGAAGAGCCCCAGTCTGCAGTTGAACAGGATACTGTTCAAGAAACATTCAACAAAAACTTTGTCTGCAATGTCTGTGAATCGCCTTTTCTTTCCATTAAAGATCTAACCAAACATTTATCTGTTCATGCTGAGGAATGGCCCTTCAAATGTGAATTTTGTGTGCAGCTTTTTAAAGCTAGAACTGACTTGTCAGAACATCGCTTTTTGCTTCATGGAGTTGGGAATATCTTTGTGTGTTCAGTTTGTAAAAAAGAGTTTGCTTTTCTGTGCAATTTGCAGCAGCACCAGCGAGACCTCCACCCAGATAAGGTGTGCACGCACCGCGAGTTTGAAAGCGGCACCCTGAGGCCGCAGAACTTTACAGACCCCAGCAAGGCCTGCGTGGAGCACTCGCGGGGTTTGCCAGAGGACCCTTCAGAGATGTCgaaagaggaagaggagttaAACGATTCTTCCGAAGAGCTTTACACAACCATAAAGATAATGGCTTCTGGAATAAAGACGAAAGATCCAGATGTTCGATTGGGTCTCAATCAACATTACCCAAGCTTCAAGCCGCCTCCGTTTCAGTACCATCACCGAAACCCCATGGGTATCGGGGCGACAGCCACCAATTTCACTACCCACAACATTCCACAGACTTTCAGCACGGCCATTCGCTGTACAAAGTGTGGCAAAGGTGTCGACAACATGCCTGAGTTACACAAACACATCCTGGCATGTGCTTCTGCTAGCGACAAGAAGAGGTACACCCCGAAGAAAAATCCAGTACCGTTGAAACAAACTGTGCAGCCCAAAAACGGTGTGGTGGTTTTGGATAACTCTGGGAAAAATGCCTTCAGACGAATGGGACAGCCCAAAAGGTTGAACTTCAGTGTGGAGCTCAGCAAAGTGTCCCCAAATAAGCTCAAGTTAAAtgcattgaagaaaaaaaatcagcttgTCCAGAAAGCAATCCTGCAAAAAACCAAGTCTGCCAAGCAGAAGGTCGAGTTAAGAAATGCTTCGGAGTGCTCCTCGCACATCTGCCCGTACTGCAGTAGGGAGTTCACGTACATTGGCAGCCTGAATAAGCACGCCGCTTTTAGCTGTCCCAAAAAACCGCTTTCTCCTTCTAAAAAAAGAGTTTCCCATTCATCCAAGAAAGGTGGACACTTGTCACCTGCAAGCAGTGACAAAAACAGTAACAGCAGCCGGAGACGGACAGCGGATGCAGAGATTAAAATGCAAAGCACGCAGGCTCCTTTGGGCAAGACCAGAGCTCGCAGCTCAGGCCCTGCTCAGGTCGCACTGCCCTCCTCGTCCTTCAGGTCCAAGCAGAATGTCAAATTCGCAGCTTCAGTGAAGTCCAAAAAACCAAGCTCCTCTTTAAGGAACTCAAGCCCCATAAGAATGGCCAAAATAACACATGTcgaggggaaaaaacccaaagccGTGGCCAAGAACCATTCTGCGCAGCTCTCGAGCAAGACGTCCCGGAGCCTGCACGTGAGGGTGCAGAAAAGCAAGGCCATCTTACAAAGCAAATCCGCCCTGGCCAGTAAGAAAAGAACAGACCGGTTCAACGTAAAATCGAGAGAGCGGAGTGGAGGGCCCATCACCCGGAGCCTCCAGCTGGCAGCTGCTGCCGACCTGAGTGAGAACAGGAGGGAGGACAGCAGCAGCAAGCAGGAGCTGAAGGACTTCAG CTACAGCCTCCGCCTGGCCACCCGATGCTCTGCGCCAGCCACCCCGTACGTCACCAGGCAGTGTAGGAGTGTCAAGGCCACGGCTGCAGCACAGCTCCAAGGACCCCTCTTCAAAGAGTAG